The Seriola aureovittata isolate HTS-2021-v1 ecotype China chromosome 16, ASM2101889v1, whole genome shotgun sequence genomic interval TGCCTGCTCTACCAATATTTACAATGCTGTTGCATTCACCTGCCTGTCAGTCTGTCGTCTTATCCTAATTCAtaggaaaaaaatccaaaagtCCCTTGTCATGCCTTGTGGTGGAAAGATGTAATGTGTCATGTAAAGTAAACACAATCAAATTTACCATAAGTCTACTAACCTAAGGTAAATACGGAAACCACAGtcaatggaataaaaaaattgGTGTTTTGTGCAGGTATTAAATCTTGTGAATGATCTGTATCAACACATTATCTCTGcatgtatttatcttttttctaaaattataattcagatttttttttttttttccacacttaaaatgtaatgttgtaGCCTGTTGGCGTGGTAGAAGGGTGAGAACTATCAAATTCAATAAAgagcattcatttaaaaaggcaGTTTATATCAATTCATAACTTTTCATACCTTCCAGTTGTCTGCTATGTCCAGGGATCTATAGCGCATCCCCAAGTCTGGCCCAGAAAAGTCTTGCAAGATGATGAGTTTCCCTCGGGCCTCTCCCATGGATGGCACGAGCCGGCTGTGCCACAGCAGGTCCCAGTGAGCATAGCGGTGGATAAAGTCTACCACAGCACCATAGATGTCATTCGTCTCACTGAACTCCTCCTTTACACGCATCAGTACAGTCTCACTGGGATACTCTTGTAGGAAGTCAGCTACACCCTCCAGCACATGGCCAAAGTGCGCCCGCTGATAGGACACCCCATGATGGATGGTGAGGTTCCCCTTGAAGTGGCGCACACGGATGTCCAGAAAGCGAGCACCTGCCTGGAGCTGAGAGGCCAGGCTCCAGGTCTGGCATTCAGCATACACACCGCCGTACAGAGCCATGGTGTTGTGGGTCCCAGGCATGGTGACCTCAGACAGCGGCTGATCATCAGGAATACTGGCCATCCAGGACGGGTTGAAGAACTCCGGGTTGGGTGTGTCATCATAGTCAGGTCTCTGAATGGCACTGTAACTCAAACCAATGACTCTACAATGTAGGAGACGTTTGTCAGAAACATATTTTGTCCAGTAAATGCATCAACCTTTAAACATCAGCCACCTGGCAAGTTTTCATATCATaagaaatcaataaattaaatacaaaaataaatgcaaaataaaaacattttggtaaTAAAAATGGCTATTtctatatttctacatttatttatttatttttggatatctacatttatgtatttatttctgtgtcctttgcatttatttgcatattcaaCTATTTATTTGTCCTTCACAaatagaacctgtttgatcCAGAGACTCAAACTCAGTGACAAGACACTCGGCTGACGAATAgtggaaatatcatcactcagtcagtcagggacattagggctggccctgctgttgcggtccagccaataATGTGCTACAGATTCTAAAAATGGATCATTTTTCATGGGAAATTATTGCTTTTCTACAATttcattacttttgttttttttggacatttttggaTATAtctatttataaatgtatttgtgtattttttttttgttttaaaccttTGATTGGTCTCTGCATTTGTGATcaacagtattttttctttcttttcttattcattgtgtgagtgtgtttgctgatCTGGGTGGAGATGTTCTTAGAACAATTGCTTGTGCGGGGATAAAGTTTTGCTGAATTGAATTCAAACCTAAAATGGGAATAGATATTACACTGGAAATCAGTCTGTTGATCCATCTGTGGCATGATTTCAACACACTCACCCCAGAAGGACCATCAGCTCAGTGAACATCTTCTGCATTTTCACTGGGCGTCCTCTGATGTTAATCATGATGATTTCTCACGTCTGATCAAGGGTCTATGATCATCAGAGGTAAAGACAAGAATAATACAACTTCAGTCACACTTCACCTGttcagactgactgaatgaatccttcaggtttttttaaaatcattctACTGCTATGGAGTATTTTCCTGACTAAAAGTTGATGCGACACAACCAAGATGTTAACAATCACCTGAGAAATTATTGTAAACACATCATATGCTTGCTAGTGTCGTAGGGCtaatacaaacaaaactttTGAACCCTTTACTCAATTGATAAATATCGCtgagtctttctctctccctgactttgaCCTCTGCACTCCTGATTACAGGATGCTTAGTTAAATTAAAGTGCCTGAAATAAAACTCAATTTCCCCTCAACTCTATTTCTCTCCCAGGCAACTATGCACCTGCatacttataaaaaaaaagaaaaagaaaaaagccctCTCCCAGCATGAAGGTATTTCAGCCAAtataaaaaaccaaacaaacagtggAAACAATTCAATCCCGGTCCAGGAGGTCGACCTCAGCTCACCCCTCCAGGCAAATTCAATGGCAGGCTTAAAGCTTTCTAATCCCAAAACTGAACCAAACCATCCATTGCTGCTGTGTCAGACCTGCTGATGTGTTCATGTGCTGCTCTGGTTTGCTCCGGTTCCTACCTGTAACCAGGAGGTGTTCGTCCTCAGACTGGTCCGGGTGCCTGGAGATGACGGACAGaaaaagggacagagagagcagcGGAGGGGTCAGAGACAAAATGACAGAGTTGGTGTGTCGACCCGGGATGTTATTGTGGGAAATACCACAGAGGAGCTGAGCtctatgttagcatgctgggGTGCGAGTAGaggggtgtgtttgtgcgtgagggtgtggtgtgtgtgcgagGGTATTCATCTGGTCACGTCCCTCATTTATCGCGGTTCAGAAACACATTGCATCATAGACTGAAacaatgttttcctgttttcaaatcAAGACAAGGAGTAGGAAAAAATGAATCAGGCCACTGCAAAATGATGCCTAGACTCCACTTTCTGACTTTTTGCCCTGGTTTATTATTTTAGTAGAAAGAATCTGAaaacttttaaatgatttcttaCATGGGGGGGCCCATGTGTATAAACTGCAGCTGAGTGATTTCCCACAGTGTTTCTTATCAGTTAGTGAAAGCACCAAAAATAGGCCCAATATTGATATAAGAATTCCAACAGAGAAAACTTTCAACTTTAAAAATTGAATATACTATGGTCTACATACATATTTTTGCATACAAAATGctattttcagaaaaaaaaaaaagtaaacattttttgacttttggtCTGGCTCACTGTGACTGCCCACAGTTTTAATCAAATTATaagaggtggacaaaataaaagaaacaaccaaaAGAGAGAATATTAAGTAAAAAGGAGGAAGAGTATATTATGTCTTCAGAACAGCTAATTACGTGATATAAGTAAGTCCTGAAGTTTATATAGAGATTCAATTGGTTTGGTCATAAACAACCTACATGCAACACAGAACAGTAGATAAACAAATGACACAATCCAACATGAGGTTCTGGACGTGCAGAACCAAAAAGaataatattaaatgaataaaacaaattaaatgacataagACACAAAACAAGGTGTTATGTACAAAATTGTGTATCTGGTGATTGAGGGGAAATTCAAGGTGTTTGACTTGATcctggtgttaaaaaaaaaacacaaattgatGTAGTTTGTATGGAAGCTTTTTCATCTCTGGAGCATCACAAGAAAACATTATCACGTCATCCAGCAAGGGCATCTGTTGCCTCTAAGACAAAGCTTGATTTTCAGAAAGGTGTGAAACAAGATCATACAGATCAACTTGCACTTCTGTTGCTGTACATATGTTTTCCTACAAACTAGACACTGCAAGCTGATCGGTGTGctccagtttctctctgttctcaggCTAAAATCCACTACAGCAACCATGACAACGTACCAAACCTACTGAAGGCCCCAACCCTAATATATAACATGTCTTATATATTAAAGTATAAATTAGCTGCCACAAAAACTTAACTGGCAAGCACCATGATGGCAATCAATGCAATACGGCTTTTTACACTGTAGCAGTGATACAAATGCACAAAATCCATGAAGTTATAAGACATTAGTTTGTCAGATGagaaaattatgtattttttgtatttgttgcacTAGGAAATGTATAGTATTGATTGCAGTGGTGGAGAAAGCACATGGATCATTAACTGAAGTAAATGTACTAATATcgcaatattaaaatatatcattGCAGTCAAAGTTCAAAATCTTACTTTTGTAAAAGTACATAAGTATTATCAGAGAAACGTACTTTAActaccaaaagtaaaagtattcattCTACAGCAAAATGGCCCTtgtggttatttattttattacattcaaCACTTTtagttaatactgatgcatcactgtGTACTGTAGTAAGGgtgttactgttgtagctgagGTCACTAtattaactactttatataaaGTTAGTATAGAGGTAGTTTAGTCTAATGGTTCCCAACCCAGGGATCAGGGATCAGCTCGCTCTCTCAAGGTTGAGAAGCACCAGCTTCATCTTTAATAATGTACTGTGttcttttatgtaaaatcttgaTGATGAAACTAGTACTAGAAATGAACTAGTAACGTTGGCTGTCAGATGAATGTTATGGAGGAAAAGGTAAATTTCCCTCTGCGCTGTGGTGCAGTTTTTCAACGTGCGCACAGAGGGTACAGTTACACACAACACTCAGTAAATGTGCAAGTGACATCCCACTCTAACACAAAAATCATCTCTCTTTTAAACACtcaaaacaggaacaaaacaacACCAAATCTGGCCTGATAGACCCTTCTTCCCAGAACACTCTTATCTCAGTTGTTACAAAAGAACTGATAGCCACATTCACATCCACATATCTGATCTGACCAGGTCGACATCATCCAACAAATGTCCCTGCAAAAAACTTTCTTGGCTCTTACCTATCAGTAAACATTTCCTACCAAATGTTCCTACCCGTCAGTGGTGGAAAATCTTTCCACCGCTGATTAATTGTCATCAAGCTGGATGTTCGTTACCTTTTCCTGAAACCTGGCAGCAACTAATATGCACAAATCTGTTAAACACAATTGTATTACAAGTGTTGAATCAGAGGATTGATGGgtgataaaagagaaaatcacCTGATAATGTAGTGCAAGAAGCAGCaaaatatgtactgtatttatgaGAACAGTCTATCTGCCAGACGCCTACTGGATCAGAGAAAATGCAAGACAGCACTGCATG includes:
- the si:dkey-266f7.9 gene encoding 1-phosphatidylinositol phosphodiesterase, which gives rise to MINIRGRPVKMQKMFTELMVLLGVIGLSYSAIQRPDYDDTPNPEFFNPSWMASIPDDQPLSEVTMPGTHNTMALYGGVYAECQTWSLASQLQAGARFLDIRVRHFKGNLTIHHGVSYQRAHFGHVLEGVADFLQEYPSETVLMRVKEEFSETNDIYGAVVDFIHRYAHWDLLWHSRLVPSMGEARGKLIILQDFSGPDLGMRYRSLDIADNWKVPTLLHVEEKWQSVYEHLENAPAGDQAQIFLTYSSGAGVFAYPRAVAQRINAQLYNYLRSKKDLNQRLGIICMDFPAAPIIQMIIDFQLEFMKSRQAFNSVPSKASLKYTISSLRKRRNKDFDINI